The proteins below come from a single Stigmatopora argus isolate UIUO_Sarg chromosome 11, RoL_Sarg_1.0, whole genome shotgun sequence genomic window:
- the tex36 gene encoding testis-expressed protein 36 produces MVKGGKRYSPTCFDGNWFPHPDPPPNEGRNREASTSTGRMLTQVPPHLPQAYDFDRFTKTRPEQKSRAYSASQCNNKLSFKDNIVVFDEGAGRRKCKEEINQHRSHLCLCQHDVKCSTEKNSVYGADFTTQPRVEPTEERRFPRDHQKKSAVAPLDGGDFMWFGQASNDDYDSLEVLGFANLNAGTRPLCKKQ; encoded by the exons ATGGTAAAAGGCGGCAAGCGTTATTCCCCAACATGCTTTGATGGCAACTGG TTCCCTCATCCCGACCCTCCACCGAACGAGGGGAGGAATCGCGAAGCGTCTACAAGCACGGGCAGGATGCTGACCCAAGTTCCCCCACATTTGCCGCAAGCTTATGACTTTGATCGCTTTACCAAGACGAGACCGGAGCAA aaatCCAGGGCGTATTCCGCCTCACAGTGTAACAACAAGCTTTCCTTCAAGGATAATATCGTTGTCTTTGATGAG GGCGCGGGCCGCCGAAAGTGTAAAGAGGAGATCAATCAACACAGGTCTCACCTTTGCCTGTGCCAGCATGATGTCAAATGCAGCACGGAGAAAAACTCGGTCTACGGGGCCGACTTTACCACACAGCCCCGTGTGGAACCCACCGAGGAACGGCGCTTTCCACGCGACCACCAGAAGAAGAGTGCGGTGGCGCCACTTGATGGTGGAGACTTCATGTGGTTTGGGCAAGCCTCCAATGATGACTATGATAGTTTGGAAGTGCTGGGCTTCGCCAATCTTAATGCAGGTACCAGACCTCTCTGTAAGAAGCAGTAG
- the edrf1 gene encoding erythroid differentiation-related factor 1, with protein sequence MDASDAPREAVDHAQEDHIISGDNKHNLPTCSGGASSEIKSCAVVKYCAAPPSSTYALLQEKTDLKLPPANWLRENTQLGAAGTTVLGSSSKGKPFSSFGMAYEFIDCIGDDVDVVSDSENIKKLLKIPYSKSHVSMAVHRVGRTLLLDELDMQELFMRSSQTGDWTWLKDFYQRLMDQKWQRKKKSKEHWYQKAILSKFLYYSINGDCAAEPVADQLNDDEECGAGDFGSSWPTAFSSSDAEQSAARKQDRVPMDSKFALGQGTSASQEEQNLLALFDEGENSQGLRNDFVRNIMWTFEDIHMLVGSNMPIFGGGRYPAVSLKLRDNNKPINILTGIDYWLDNLMCNVPELVMCFHVNGIVQKYEMIKTEDIPHLENSTFSTRVVKDIAQNILSFLKSNCTKEGHTYWLFKASGSDFVKLYDLTTLCEEAEEEKSHNPFTLPVAVLLYKVACNLMLKARENRKHNGTIRTLLLNCVRLLDQDRHPQIIASAHYMLSELFQLDESQEDDDDGTESFRACGSEDSYSNDDRDEDLEEEESDDSSSESNSRTQDDSKAVAVIRSVGELSVPEKYKSTQLIRPGCAFPISQDKEERCRHVLNYVLKGLKAVDGSIKKESDLPAVDPNTPIPLKYEDGNSCGNGVTEKGISPLLEKGPLQMDLKHPTRSGMIPGSWQHQMKLQLFLKASKAYYVLSDAATNLLKYGRALRYIKLSLQSYDAYCFIGGALHPHVLLFHSHCLSLCGDIQLMLAQNSNNRAAYQEEYSYQTKEDQEILHSLHRESSCQAFNMATELATDPEYLLFVSSKCYEATYELLVSHALKDEAADQLAQVLKRLGNIRNEMGVFYMNQAAAMQTEQAKTSVSAAEQEMWKKSFAFFENGMKDFEAIGDSTNKALLLCNTGKLMRICAQAHSSVSTDDGRGEFSPEEALYYHKAIDYYLRAMRSLSCRDNHQPVWDSVNWELSTTYFTLATLLQDYAPLSRKAPEQIEREVTEAMMKSLKYCDLHTESARQPLYQYRAATIHHRLASMYHSCFRNQVGDERLRKHHRSLAELHYSKAVYLFLSLKDAPCELLRVLLERVAFAEFTMAAQNSSTAKQKSLVAALEILAETRAAFQIIHKELLEEQQERSSADLAGPPSGLNLQEVTKLSALFESRFSDLLLQLVKLMTKSKRKPSKKDDELLPRYKNIYSKLLRCDKSTPLLARVHLYTELLQQLAHKADEDVVDMVS encoded by the exons ATGGACGCTTCAGATGCCCCTAGAGAAGCCGTGGATCATGCCCAGGAAGATCACATCATCTCAGGCGACAACAAGCAC AATTTGCCCACGTGCTCGGGCGGTGCCAGCAGCGAAATAAAGAGCTGCGCCGTGGTCAAGTACTGCGCTGCCCCGCCTTCCAGCACGTATGCGTTACTGCAAGAGAAGACCGACCTCAAACTGCCCCCTGCCAACTGGCTGAGAGAGAACACCCAGCTGGGCGCCGCTGGCACCACCGTGTTGGGCTCCAGCAGTAAaggaaagccattttcaag TTTCGGGATGGCGTACGAATTTATAGACTGCATTGGGGATGACGTTGACGTCGTATCAGATTCAGAG AACATCAAGAAGCTGTTGAAAATCCCATACAGCAAATCGCACGTCAGCATGGCCGTCCATCGTGTGGGTCGTACGCTCCTTCTGGACGAGCTGGACATGCAAGAACTCTTCATGAGATCCTCTCAA ACAGGAGATTGGACGTGGCTGAAGGACTTTTACCAGCGGCTGATGGATCAAAAATGGCAGAGAAAAAAGAAGAGCAAAGAACATTGGTATCAGAAAGCCATCCTGTCCAAGTTCCTCTACTACAG CATTAACGGCGACTGCGCCGCCGAGCCGGTGGCGGACCAACTGAATGACGACGAGGAGTGCGGGGCTGGCGATTTCGGCTCGTCCTGGCCGACCGCTTTCTCCAGCTCTGACGCGGAACAGTCGGCTGCTCGTAAACAG GACCGTGTGCCCATGGACAGCAAGTTTGCCCTGGGTCAGGGGACGTCGGCATCCCAAGAAGAGCAAAACCTCCTAGCGCTCTTTGACGAAGGTGAAAACAGTCAG GGTTTAAGGAACGACTTTGTGCGAAACATTATGTGGACGTTCGAAGACATCCATATGTTGGTTGGCTCCAATATGCCCATTTTTGGAGGGGGCCGATATCCGGCTGTCAGCCTTAAACTCAG GGATAACAATAAACCCATCAATATCTTGACGGGTATTGACTACTGGCTGGACAATCTGATGTGCAACGTTCCCGAACTGGTCATGTGCTTTCACGTCAATGGCATTGTACAG AAATACGAGATGATAAAAACAGAGGACATCCCCCACCTGGAGAACTCGACTTTTTCCACTCGGGTGGTGAAAGACATTGCTCAGAACATCCTCTCGTTCCTCAAGTCGAACTGCACCAAAGAGGGTCACACCTACTGGCTTTTCAAAG CTAGCGGGAGCGACTTCGTGAAGCTTTATGATCTTACGACATTGTGCGAGGAGGCTGAAGAGGAGAaaagccacaatccattcacactTCCCGTGGCTGTGTTGCTTTACAA AGTGGCTTGCAACCTGATGCTCAAAGCCAGAGAAAACAGAAAGCACAACGGCACCATTCGAACTCTGCTTTTGAACTGCGTCAGACTTCTGGACCAGGACAGACATCCACAG ATCATCGCATCGGCCCACTACATGCTGTCCGAGCTTTTCCAGCTCGACGAATCTCaagaggacgacgacgacggaaCGGAGTCGTTCCGGGCCTGCGGCTCCGAGGACAGCTACAGTAACGACGACCGCGACGAAGACCTGGAAGAGGAGGAGAGCGATGACAGTAGCTCAGAGAGTAACAGCCGCACGCAAGATGACAGTAAAGCCGTGGCCGTCATCCGATCTGTCGGTGAACTTTCTGTCCCGGAGAAATACAAATCCACTCAGCTGATCAGA CCAGGTTGTGCCTTTCCCATCTCGCAAGACAAAGAAGAGCGGTGCAGACACGTCCTCAACTACGTATTGAAG GGGCTCAAGGCCGTCGATGGCAGCATCAAGAAGGAGAGTGACCTTCCAGCTGTGGACCCCAATACACCCATCCCTCTCAAGTACGAAGACGGCAACAGTTGCGGAAACGGCGTCACAGAGAAAGGCATCTCTCCTCTTCTCGAAAAAG GGCCCTTGCAGATGGACCTGAAGCATCCCACGCGTTCGGGCATGATTCCCGGCTCGTGGCAGCACCAGATGAAACTGCAACTCTTCCTCAAGGCCTCCAAGGCTTACTATGTGTTGTCCGACGCCGCCACCAACCTGTTAAAATACGGCCGAGCCTTGCGTTACATCAAGCTGTCGTTGCAAAGCTACG ATGCCTATTGCTTCATCGGAGGGGCGCTACATCCGCACGTGCTGCTGTTCCACAGTCACTGTCTCTCCCTGTGTGGGGACATCCAGCTGATGTTGGCCCAGAATTCCAACAACAGAGCCGCCTACCAGGAAGAGTACAGCTATCAAACCAAAGAGGACCAAGAGATCTTACACAGCTTGCACCGGGAGAGCAGCTGCCAGG CCTTCAACATGGCGACCGAGCTGGCCACGGACCCGGAATATCTGCTGTTCGTGAGCAGCAAGTGCTACGAGGCCACGTACGAGCTGCTCGTCTCCCACGCCTTAAAGGACGAGGCGGCGGATCAGTTGGCTCAAGTGCTCAAACGGCTCGGGAACATCCGCAACGAAATGGGGGTTTTCTACATGAACCAAGCGGCCGCCATGCAGACGGAACAAG CAAAGACGTCAGTGTCGGCCGCCGAGCAGGAGATGTGGAAAAAGAGCTTCGCCTTCTTCGAGAATGGCATGAAGGACTTTGAAGCCATCGGGGACAGCACGAACAAAGCGCTGCTGCTGTGCAACACGGGCAAGCTGATGAGGATCTGCGCCCAGGCCCACTCCAGCGTCTCCACAGACGACGGCAGAGGGGAGTTCTCCCCCGAGGAGGCTCTCTACTACCACAAG GCCATAGACTACTACCTGCGAGCAATGAGGTCTCTATCGTGCCGGGACAACCACCAGCCGGTTTGGGACAGCGTCAACTGGGAGCTTTCTACCACCTACTTCACGTTAGCTACACTCTTGCAGGATTACGCACCTCTTTCCAGGAAGGCTCCGGAACAG ATTGAGCGGGAGGTTACTGAGGCCATGATGAAATCGCTCAAGTACTGTGACCTGCACACGGAGTCAGCCCGCCAGCCTCTTTACCAATACAGAGCGGCCACCATCCATCATCGTCTGGCCTCCATGTACCACAGCTGCTTCCGAAACCAG GTGGGTGATGAGCGCTTGAGGAAGCACCACCGCAGTTTGGCCGAACTCCACTACAGCAAAGCCGTGTATTTGTTCCTCAGCCTGAAAGACGCGCCTTGCGAGCTGCTCCGCGTTTTGCTGGAACGAGTGGCTTTCGCCGAGTTCACCATGGCAG CTCAGAACAGCAGCACGGCCAAGCAGAAAAGCCTCGTGGCCGCTCTGGAGATTTTGGCCGAGACTCGCGCTGCCTTCCAGATTATTCACAAAGAGCTGCTTGAAGAGCAACAAGAG AGAAGCAGCGCCGATCTGGCAGGACCTCCATCGGGATTGAACCTCCAGGAAGTGACCAAGCTGAGCGCCCTGTTCGAGTCGCGCTTCTCCGACCTGCTCCTGCAGCTGGTCAAACTCATGACCAAAAGCAAACGCAAGCCCAG CAAAAAGGACGACGAGCTACTGCCACGCTACAAGAACATTTACTCCAAGCTGCTGCGCTGCGACAAGAGCACGCCACTGCTGGCACGCGTTCACCTCTACACGGAACTGCTCCAACAGCTGGCGCACAAAGCCGACGAGGACGTCGTGGACATGGTATCATGA
- the LOC144084481 gene encoding uncharacterized protein LOC144084481, giving the protein MASWKSRVRSRLQLRDQREKHPFEGVYTILSQFEDRFDSRQQFVEDIQAGSTEDGVKVQNVRLLQLGLRESEHLAEKLSQTVSDLTTVMHFKDAELQHWQSRMSHHRQEALTLAKASNALKDIIHRHEYTIEHQTKELAALHKEQCELKAALSEARREKEDLLRRWLEEKKQEADRMNKYNVAQERWHRVASHLRRHVCRNGKINSQTFPSSS; this is encoded by the exons ATGGCGAGCTGGAAGAGTCGTGTACGTTCTCGACTACAACTTAGAGATCAGAGAGAGAAACATCCATTCGAAGGCGTATATACAATCT TGTCTCAGTTTGAAGACCGTTTTGATAGTCGCCAGCAGTTTGTAGAAGATATCCAGGCAGGAAG CACAGAAGATGGGGTTAAAGTTCAGAACGTCAGATTACTTCAGCTCGGCCTCAGAGAAAGTGAGCATTTGGCAGAAAag CTCTCTCAGACCGTCTCCGATTTGACCACTGTAATGCATTTCAAAGATGCCGAACTACAGCATTGGCAGTCACG TATGTCGCACCACCGCCAAGAGGCTCTGACTCTGGCTAAAGCAAGTAATGCCCTGAAGGACATCATTCACCGACACGAGTATACCATCGAGCATCAGACTAAAGAGCTAGCCGCCTTGCACAAGGAGCAGTGCGAACTGAAGGCCGCGCTGTCGGAGGCCAGGAGGGAGAAGGAGGATCTCTTGCGGAGGTGGCTGGAGGAGAAAAAGCAGGAAGCAGACAGGATGAATAAGTACAACGTGGCGCAAGAGAG GTGGCATCGGGTGGCCAGCCACTTGAGGAGGCACGTGTGCAGAAATGGGAAAATAAACAGCCAGACTTTTCCCAGCAGTTCTTGA